Proteins from a genomic interval of Ciona intestinalis chromosome 9, KH, whole genome shotgun sequence:
- the LOC113474484 gene encoding uncharacterized protein LOC113474484 yields the protein MSLKDNSVILSNSSNNSNCNITLGDETPKPILSSTTHKSRNSKSSRNDLRESYIPVPKNYRGPISKRTSVGSSNSSNESAFNDDSSLSILDLDELPDARKSVSLVHISDKASSIGSWLDSGNYIDGNDDKENCENFSSNHPLHRGKAVDLDDSSFKSDQLRLSEANRYEYCYATKS from the exons ATGTCTTTAAAAGACAATTCCGTTATTTTATCGAATTCTTCAAATAATTCGAATTGCAACATTACGTTGGGGGATGAAACTCCAAAGCCAATTCTATCTTCAACAACTCACAAAAGCAG AAACAGTAAAAGTTCACGAAATGATCTGAGAGAAAGTTATATTCCTGTCCCAAAAAATTACAG aGGTCCTATATCAAAGAGAACATCAGTTGGATCATCTAATTCCTCCAATGAGTCGGCATTTAATGATGATTCTTCATTGAGTATATTAGATCTTGATGAACTGCCcg ATGCCAGGAAATCAGTGAGTTTGGTTCATATTAGTGATAAAGCAAGCAGTATTGGGAGTTGGCTGGATTCTGGAAACTATATAGATGGAAACG ATGACAAAGAAAATTGTGAAAATTTTTCCAGCAATCACCCCCTCCATAG AGGAAAAGCTGTGGACCTCGATGATTCCTCATTTAAATCTGACCAACTTCGACTTTCGGAAGCAAATCGGTATGAATATTGTTACGCaacaaaatcataa